A region of Beijerinckia sp. 28-YEA-48 DNA encodes the following proteins:
- a CDS encoding nitrite/sulfite reductase has product MYRYDEFDERFVRERVAQFRDQVARRLDGSLSDDEFKPLRLKNGVYLQLHAYMLRIAVPYGTLASRQLRQLALIADRYDRGYGHFTTRQNMQFNWPKLRDVPDILGLLADVEMHCIQTSGNCIRNVTADHFAGVAADELEDPRPTAELIRQWSSLHPEFSYLPRKFKIAVTGAEHDRAAVKVHDIGLRILKHPQTGEIGYEVIVGGGLGRTPLIGKVIREFLPKDELLAYLEAAMRVYNLEGRRDNKYKARVKILVHEIGAEEFRKRVEAEYAKLNGPSINADPAEVERIAAYFAPPTYQKLPGDSKAYAAQRAANTAFAQWADASVFQHRVPGYAALTISLKTIGEAPGDITSAQMRTVADLAEKYSFDELRVTHMQNVVLPNVKQSDLFAIWNALREAGLAEANVGLVTDIIACPGLDYCALATARSIPIAQAIAKRFQDQQRQREIGPLGIKISGCINACGHHHVGNIGILGLEKNGVENYQITLGGDATENAAIGDRLGPGIDADEVPDAIERLVEVYLSERQKDEPFIDTVRRVGVAPFKDAFLAKSKEAEHAVA; this is encoded by the coding sequence ATGTACCGCTATGATGAGTTCGATGAACGGTTTGTCCGCGAGCGCGTCGCGCAGTTTCGCGATCAGGTCGCGCGCCGGCTCGACGGATCGCTGAGCGACGATGAGTTCAAGCCGCTGCGGCTGAAGAACGGCGTCTATCTGCAGTTGCATGCCTATATGCTGCGGATTGCCGTGCCTTACGGCACCTTGGCCTCGCGCCAACTGCGGCAGCTGGCTTTGATCGCCGATCGTTACGATCGTGGCTACGGTCATTTCACCACCCGGCAGAACATGCAGTTCAACTGGCCGAAACTGCGTGACGTGCCCGACATTCTGGGCCTGTTGGCCGATGTGGAAATGCATTGCATCCAGACTTCGGGCAATTGCATTCGCAACGTTACCGCCGACCATTTCGCGGGCGTCGCTGCCGATGAGCTGGAAGATCCGCGTCCGACCGCCGAACTCATTCGGCAATGGTCGAGCCTGCATCCGGAATTCAGCTATCTGCCGCGCAAGTTCAAGATCGCGGTGACGGGCGCTGAGCATGATCGCGCTGCCGTGAAGGTGCACGACATTGGTTTGCGCATTCTCAAGCATCCGCAGACCGGCGAGATCGGCTATGAGGTCATCGTTGGTGGCGGCCTGGGACGCACGCCGCTGATCGGCAAAGTGATCCGCGAATTCTTGCCGAAGGACGAGCTGCTCGCCTATCTCGAAGCGGCGATGCGCGTTTATAATCTCGAAGGCCGCCGCGACAATAAATATAAGGCGCGGGTGAAAATCCTGGTGCACGAGATCGGCGCCGAGGAATTTCGCAAGCGCGTCGAGGCCGAATACGCCAAGCTCAATGGCCCCTCGATCAATGCCGATCCGGCCGAGGTCGAGCGGATTGCTGCTTATTTCGCGCCGCCGACCTATCAGAAATTGCCAGGCGACTCGAAGGCCTATGCGGCGCAGCGCGCCGCCAACACGGCCTTCGCACAATGGGCCGATGCCAGCGTGTTTCAGCATCGCGTTCCCGGCTATGCGGCGCTGACGATTTCGCTCAAGACCATCGGTGAAGCGCCTGGCGATATCACCTCGGCGCAGATGCGCACCGTCGCCGATCTGGCGGAGAAATATTCCTTCGACGAATTGCGTGTGACCCATATGCAGAACGTGGTTCTGCCGAATGTGAAACAGTCCGACCTGTTCGCGATCTGGAACGCGCTGCGCGAAGCGGGGCTGGCCGAAGCCAATGTCGGGCTTGTCACCGACATCATCGCTTGCCCCGGCCTCGACTATTGCGCTTTGGCGACGGCGCGGTCGATTCCGATTGCCCAGGCCATTGCCAAGCGGTTTCAGGATCAGCAGCGTCAGCGCGAGATCGGTCCTCTCGGGATCAAGATCTCCGGCTGCATCAACGCCTGCGGCCACCACCATGTCGGCAATATCGGCATTCTCGGCCTTGAGAAGAACGGCGTCGAGAATTACCAGATCACGCTCGGCGGTGACGCGACGGAGAATGCCGCGATCGGTGATCGACTGGGGCCTGGCATCGATGCGGACGAAGTGCCGGACGCGATCGAGAGGCTGGTCGAAGTCTATCTGAGCGAGCGCCAGAAGGACGAACCATTCATCGATACGGTGCGGCGAGTTGGTGTTGCTCCATTCAAGGATGCGTTCCTGGCCAAAAGCAAGGAGGCTGAACATGCCGTTGCTTGA
- a CDS encoding DUF934 domain-containing protein, giving the protein MPLLDRSGLKPETFARAESLIDAAGDVIVPWANVQAVIEIGAGNHRLGVDVPNNLPVDDILPLADKFDLISVPFPSFADGRGFSIARQLRDRGYRGVLRAQGKLIADQFAYALACGFDEVEPADDVFARQPVEQWLAAASRITAVYQRGYNGAANILDQRRAARAAKVAEVSHV; this is encoded by the coding sequence ATGCCGTTGCTTGATCGTTCCGGCTTGAAGCCGGAGACTTTTGCGCGGGCCGAAAGCCTGATTGATGCGGCCGGTGACGTCATCGTGCCGTGGGCGAATGTGCAGGCCGTGATTGAAATTGGCGCGGGCAATCATCGCCTGGGCGTCGATGTGCCGAACAACCTTCCTGTCGATGACATTCTGCCGTTGGCCGATAAGTTCGATCTGATTTCGGTACCTTTCCCGTCCTTCGCGGATGGTCGCGGTTTCAGCATCGCCAGGCAATTGCGGGATCGTGGCTATCGCGGTGTGCTGCGGGCGCAAGGCAAGCTGATTGCCGATCAGTTCGCCTATGCGCTGGCCTGTGGCTTTGATGAGGTTGAGCCGGCCGACGATGTCTTCGCGCGCCAGCCGGTCGAGCAATGGTTGGCGGCTGCGTCGCGCATCACCGCTGTGTATCAGCGCGGGTACAACGGCGCGGCGAATATTCTTGACCAGCGTCGCGCCGCGCGCGCCGCCAAGGTTGCCGAGGTCAGCCATGTCTGA
- a CDS encoding phosphoadenylyl-sulfate reductase codes for MSEPRIALAAQLDESFRALDTLNRLRLLCDEVGGRIVFTSSLGIEDQALTHLILANDLPIEVVTLDTGRLFQETYTVWTETEARYGRRIRAYYPRHEALEELVARQGIDGFYESVAARHACCDVRKVEPLKRALEGASVWITGLRAGQSAGRSAVGFVAFDSGHGVLKANPLLDWEREQLTDFIAENHVPVNALHARGFPSIGCAPCTRAVAPGESERAGRWWWENEDQKECGLHVDDSGRLVRAKAPATAEGPFR; via the coding sequence ATGTCTGAGCCGCGCATCGCGCTTGCCGCGCAACTCGATGAAAGCTTTCGCGCTCTCGATACGCTCAACCGGTTGCGGCTGCTTTGTGATGAAGTTGGCGGTCGGATCGTCTTTACTTCCAGCCTCGGGATCGAAGACCAGGCGCTGACCCATCTGATCCTGGCGAACGATCTGCCGATCGAGGTGGTGACGCTCGACACCGGCCGGCTGTTCCAGGAAACCTATACCGTCTGGACCGAGACTGAAGCGCGTTATGGTCGGCGCATCCGCGCCTATTATCCGCGCCATGAAGCGCTGGAAGAACTTGTCGCCCGTCAGGGCATCGATGGTTTCTACGAGTCCGTCGCGGCGCGCCACGCCTGCTGCGATGTGCGCAAGGTCGAGCCGCTGAAGCGAGCGCTTGAGGGCGCCAGTGTCTGGATCACCGGCCTGCGCGCCGGGCAATCGGCTGGCCGCAGCGCTGTTGGCTTCGTTGCTTTCGATAGCGGCCATGGTGTGTTGAAGGCGAATCCGTTGCTCGATTGGGAGCGGGAGCAGCTGACCGACTTCATTGCAGAGAACCATGTTCCGGTGAATGCGCTGCATGCGCGGGGCTTTCCCTCGATCGGCTGCGCGCCCTGTACGCGGGCGGTGGCGCCGGGCGAGTCGGAACGGGCCGGGCGCTGGTGGTGGGAAAACGAAGACCAGAAGGAATGCGGTCTTCACGTCGATGACAGCGGCAGGCTGGTGCGCGCCAAGGCGCCCGCTACGGCCGAAGGACCATTCAGATGA
- the cysD gene encoding sulfate adenylyltransferase subunit CysD: MIQLTHLQKLEAESIHIIREVAAECEKPVMLYSIGKDSAVMLHLAMKAFYPGKLPFPLLHVDTTWKFREMIEFRDQRAKDLGLDLIVHINEEGVKAGINPFDSGSRLHTDVMKTQGLKQALDKYGFDAAFGGARRDEEKSRAKERVFSLRSAEHRWDPKNQRPEPWRLYNTRKRPGESFRVFPLSNWTEADVWSYVALENIPVVPLYFAKERPVVRRDGALIMRDDERMKLRPGEVVENMKVRFRTLGCYPLTGAIESDAETLGEVIEEMQQSRSSERQGRIIDHDGNGSMEQKKQEGYF; this comes from the coding sequence ATGATACAACTGACCCATTTGCAGAAGCTGGAAGCTGAATCGATTCACATCATTCGCGAGGTCGCGGCCGAATGCGAAAAGCCGGTGATGCTGTATTCGATCGGCAAGGATTCCGCCGTGATGCTGCATCTGGCGATGAAAGCCTTTTATCCCGGCAAACTGCCGTTTCCGTTGTTGCATGTCGATACGACCTGGAAATTCCGGGAGATGATCGAATTCCGCGACCAGCGCGCCAAGGATCTTGGTCTCGACCTGATCGTCCATATCAACGAAGAGGGCGTCAAGGCGGGTATTAATCCGTTCGACTCCGGCTCGCGTCTGCACACCGACGTGATGAAGACGCAAGGGCTGAAGCAGGCGCTCGACAAATATGGTTTCGATGCCGCCTTCGGTGGCGCGCGTCGCGACGAAGAGAAGTCGCGCGCCAAGGAACGGGTATTCTCGTTGCGCTCGGCCGAGCACCGCTGGGATCCGAAGAATCAGCGTCCGGAACCGTGGCGGCTTTACAATACGCGCAAGCGGCCGGGCGAAAGCTTTCGTGTTTTTCCGCTGTCCAATTGGACCGAGGCGGATGTGTGGTCCTATGTGGCCTTGGAGAATATCCCGGTCGTCCCGCTTTATTTCGCCAAGGAACGGCCGGTCGTGCGCCGCGATGGCGCCCTGATCATGCGTGATGACGAACGGATGAAGCTGCGACCGGGTGAGGTCGTCGAGAATATGAAAGTCCGGTTCCGCACGCTGGGGTGCTATCCGCTGACAGGCGCCATCGAGAGCGATGCGGAAACCCTGGGCGAAGTGATCGAGGAGATGCAGCAGTCGCGTTCGTCTGAACGCCAGGGCCGCATCATCGACCATGACGGCAATGGCTCCATGGAGCAGAAGAAGCAGGAAGGTTATTTCTGA
- the cysN gene encoding sulfate adenylyltransferase subunit CysN: protein MDALIDVRPRDENNLALAVSELPAQKSLLRFITCGSVDDGKSTLIGRILHDTGGVFDDQLETLENDSRKFGTQGARVDFALLVDGLSAEREQGITIDVAYRYFSTPRRSFIVADTPGHEQYTRNMATGASTAELAIILIDARKGVLPQTRRHSFIVSMLGVREIVVAINKMDLVAWSQEVYERIVADYREMAKHLGFTNVVFVPVSALEGDNVAAASQAMPWYRGVTLLGHLETVVPQVAAARDDGFAFPVQWVSRPNLDFRGYAGWLTRGQVAAGDDVVALPSGRRSQVQRIVTADGDLPTAVAGQAVTLTLVDEIDISRGDVLVSAAYAGKPRSELTAKLLWMSERSLADGSTYLLKVGTTTAQTKVNVSRTVDIHTYEEAATQRLNMNEIGIATLTLDRPIVVDDYRDDRELGGFILIDRWTNETMALGLVDSRLAAAPPVADGEAATTVSRSWLARTFDVRLPLRSQARRDLIRRSLIGHGPLSVLIGAVIFGLTGTVSVAVGVALIDLVARNLLAFYVAGAGQQVTDLSEVPSVNVDGDGI, encoded by the coding sequence ATGGACGCGTTGATCGATGTGCGTCCTCGGGACGAGAACAACCTGGCTTTGGCCGTATCGGAGCTTCCGGCGCAGAAGTCGTTGCTGCGCTTCATCACCTGCGGATCGGTGGACGACGGCAAGTCGACGCTGATCGGGCGCATCCTGCACGATACGGGCGGTGTGTTCGACGATCAGCTGGAGACGTTGGAAAACGACTCCCGCAAGTTTGGCACCCAAGGCGCACGCGTCGATTTCGCTTTGCTCGTCGATGGCCTTTCGGCCGAGCGCGAGCAGGGCATTACGATCGATGTCGCCTATCGCTATTTTTCGACGCCGCGCCGGTCCTTCATCGTCGCCGATACGCCGGGCCATGAGCAGTATACGCGAAATATGGCGACGGGCGCCTCGACCGCCGAACTGGCCATCATTCTCATCGATGCCCGCAAGGGCGTGTTGCCGCAGACGCGCCGCCATTCCTTCATCGTCTCGATGCTGGGTGTGCGCGAAATCGTCGTCGCCATCAACAAGATGGATCTGGTGGCCTGGAGCCAGGAGGTCTACGAGCGCATCGTTGCCGACTACCGCGAGATGGCGAAGCATCTGGGCTTTACCAATGTGGTTTTCGTTCCGGTTTCCGCGCTTGAGGGCGACAATGTCGCCGCCGCTTCGCAGGCGATGCCTTGGTATCGCGGCGTGACGCTGCTGGGGCATCTTGAGACCGTGGTGCCGCAGGTGGCTGCCGCGCGCGACGATGGTTTTGCCTTTCCTGTGCAATGGGTCAGCCGCCCCAATCTCGATTTCCGTGGTTATGCCGGTTGGCTGACCCGTGGCCAGGTCGCGGCGGGCGATGACGTCGTTGCTCTGCCGAGCGGACGGCGCAGCCAGGTGCAAAGGATTGTCACCGCTGACGGCGATTTGCCGACGGCTGTTGCCGGCCAGGCGGTCACCCTGACCTTGGTCGATGAGATCGACATTTCGCGTGGCGACGTATTGGTTTCCGCCGCCTATGCCGGCAAGCCGCGCTCCGAACTGACGGCCAAGCTTTTATGGATGTCGGAACGGTCGCTCGCGGATGGATCGACTTATCTTCTGAAGGTCGGTACCACGACGGCACAGACCAAAGTGAATGTCTCGCGCACCGTCGATATTCATACCTATGAAGAAGCGGCGACGCAGCGTCTCAACATGAATGAGATCGGCATCGCCACGCTGACGCTCGATCGTCCGATCGTCGTTGACGATTATCGGGATGACCGGGAGCTCGGTGGTTTCATTCTCATTGATCGTTGGACCAATGAAACGATGGCGCTGGGCTTGGTCGATTCGAGGCTCGCTGCGGCGCCGCCGGTTGCCGATGGTGAAGCAGCGACGACCGTCTCGCGGTCCTGGCTGGCGCGCACGTTCGACGTGCGTCTGCCACTCAGAAGCCAGGCCAGGCGCGATCTGATCCGGCGCTCTCTCATCGGCCATGGGCCGCTGTCGGTCCTGATCGGCGCGGTTATTTTCGGGCTGACCGGAACCGTCAGCGTGGCTGTTGGCGTCGCCCTGATTGATCTGGTGGCGCGCAATTTGCTTGCCTTTTATGTCGCCGGTGCGGGTCAGCAAGTCACGGACCTGAGCGAAGTCCCGAGCGTCAACGTCGATGGCGACGGCATTTGA
- the cysG gene encoding siroheme synthase CysG, producing the protein MSNSTWADLPEQGRRIDALSSLPLFHKLQGASVLLAGQGDALTWKAELLAAAGAHVVVVTDETFTSPSLVDGALGRIEWREYTWSDEDFSGMRLAIGAFDAAAEAKAFSDAARARNIPVNVVDRPEFCDFQFGALVNRSPLVVAISTDGAAPVFAQALRARIEGLLPNGFSDWVSTAKTWRTLPALREASASLRRNFWSAYARLAFSRPQTAPSEEDREVLMSQVLSGGGKTGRVSLVGAGPGNPELLTLKAVRLLQAADVILYDHLVSQEILDFARREAKRMLVGKTGYGPSCKQDDINRMMVSLAREGRHVVRLKGGDPGIFGRAGEEIAACRAAGIAVEIVPGITTAQGAAADLGISLTHRDHAQRVQFVTGHARSGTLPESIRWEAIADGAATTIIYMPRKTLGGLRDAALQAGLSPDTPAAAVFSATRENSRTFIATIATLPEQLEAIDLDGPVIVMIGSVLNEVAALADDVTESLVETVPQRSAGAA; encoded by the coding sequence ATGAGTAACAGCACGTGGGCAGATCTTCCGGAACAGGGGCGGCGCATTGATGCGCTGAGCAGCCTGCCGCTGTTCCACAAGTTGCAGGGCGCTTCGGTTCTGCTGGCCGGGCAGGGCGATGCGCTGACCTGGAAAGCCGAACTCCTCGCTGCCGCCGGCGCCCATGTGGTCGTCGTCACCGACGAGACGTTCACGTCACCATCGCTGGTAGACGGGGCGTTGGGCCGGATCGAATGGCGTGAGTACACTTGGTCGGATGAAGACTTTTCCGGCATGCGGCTGGCGATCGGCGCCTTTGACGCGGCTGCCGAAGCCAAGGCCTTTTCGGATGCGGCACGGGCGCGAAATATCCCGGTGAATGTTGTCGATCGACCGGAGTTCTGCGACTTTCAGTTCGGCGCGCTGGTCAATCGCTCGCCACTGGTTGTTGCGATTTCGACCGATGGCGCCGCGCCGGTTTTCGCGCAGGCTTTGCGGGCACGGATCGAGGGATTGCTGCCGAACGGATTCTCCGACTGGGTCAGCACGGCGAAGACCTGGCGGACGTTGCCGGCCTTGCGTGAGGCGAGCGCCAGCTTGCGCCGTAATTTCTGGAGCGCCTATGCGCGGCTCGCCTTCTCGCGCCCGCAGACAGCGCCGTCAGAGGAAGATCGGGAAGTGCTGATGTCTCAGGTTCTGTCTGGCGGTGGCAAGACGGGTCGGGTCAGCCTGGTTGGGGCGGGTCCTGGCAATCCGGAACTGCTCACCCTGAAGGCCGTGCGGTTGCTGCAAGCCGCCGACGTGATCCTCTATGATCATCTGGTCTCGCAAGAGATCCTCGACTTCGCGCGTCGCGAGGCCAAGCGCATGTTGGTCGGTAAGACCGGCTATGGACCCTCCTGCAAGCAGGATGACATCAACCGGATGATGGTGTCGCTGGCACGGGAAGGTCGTCATGTGGTGCGGCTGAAGGGCGGCGATCCCGGTATCTTCGGGCGGGCGGGCGAGGAAATCGCGGCGTGCCGGGCGGCCGGTATCGCAGTCGAGATCGTGCCGGGCATTACCACCGCGCAGGGCGCGGCAGCGGATCTGGGAATCTCCCTCACGCATCGCGATCATGCGCAACGCGTGCAGTTCGTCACGGGTCATGCGCGCAGCGGCACGCTGCCCGAGTCGATTCGTTGGGAGGCCATCGCCGATGGTGCGGCGACGACGATCATCTATATGCCGCGCAAGACCCTTGGCGGATTGCGGGACGCGGCGCTGCAAGCTGGGCTTTCGCCTGACACGCCGGCGGCTGCGGTGTTCTCCGCCACCCGCGAGAACAGCCGCACCTTCATTGCCACGATCGCGACTTTGCCGGAACAGCTGGAGGCGATCGATCTCGACGGCCCGGTGATCGTGATGATCGGTTCGGTGCTGAACGAGGTCGCGGCCTTGGCCGATGATGTGACTGAGTCTCTCGTTGAGACCGTGCCGCAACGGTCCGCGGGCGCGGCATAA